In the genome of Populus trichocarpa isolate Nisqually-1 chromosome 6, P.trichocarpa_v4.1, whole genome shotgun sequence, one region contains:
- the LOC7454934 gene encoding probable WRKY transcription factor 49 — translation MEEVIKSSTWFDHESEDELVRELLDDESPFFFLPKEKNQSKPSPTNEQTINQLTSKVYSGPTIQDIENALSTSSREDQSQAVSQARISLLQKGLSKMENNKYTLKLKRCGDGMADDGYKWRKYGQKSIKNSPHPRSYYRCTNARCSAKKQVERCSEDPDTLVITYEGLHLHFTYPYFLSNQPQHDDPPSKKPKGTISEAEFQAHATQRTPEQAQEYSAHVTSPGSLPSTSTADDYVHESGLEAIGPQGLLEDVVPYMVRNPSNYNVSSNSSSSSYRSPPASPPSSLSWSPSHSFFDIALDTSIA, via the exons ATGGAAGAAGTAATAAAGAGTAGTACATGGTTTGATCATGAGAGTGAAGATGAGCTTGTTAGAGAGCTTCTTGATGATGaatctcctttctttttcttgccaAAGGAGAAAAACCAATCCAAACCAAGTCCTACGAATGAACAAACTATTAACCAGCTCACATCCAAAGTCTATTCAGGCCCAACAATCCAAGATATTGAGAATGCTTTATCGACGTCAAGCAGAGAAGACCAATCCCAAGCAGTTTCACAAGCCag AATTTCATTGTTGCAAAAGGGTTTGAGTAAGATGGAGAACAACAAGTACACTCTAAAACTGAAGAGATGTGGCGATGGGATGGCTGATGATGGTTATAAATGGAGGAAATATGGGCAAAAATCTATCAAGAACAGCCCACATCCTAG AAGCTATTATAGGTGCACGAACGCACGGTGCAGTGCAAAAAAGCAGGTGGAGAGGTGCAGCGAGGATCCAGACACACTCGTCATCACTTACGAAGGACTCCATTTACACTTTACATACCCTTACTTCTTATCGAACCAGCCACAGCATGATGATCCACCTTCCAAGAAGCCTAAAGGAACCATTTCAGAAGCCGAGTTCCAAGCCCATGCAACCCAACGAACACCAGAACAAGCCCAAGAGTACTCGGCACATGTCACCAGTCCTGGTTCCCTGCCTAGCACCAGCACAGCTGATGATTACGTGCATGAATCGGGTTTGGAAGCAATAGGTCCTCAAGGGTTGCTTGAAGATGTGGTGCCTTATATGGTTCGGAATCCATCAAACTACAACGTGTCTTCAAattcctcatcttcatcttaCCGTTCTCCGCCTGCCTCACCACCTTCCTCCCTGTCTTGGTCTCCTTCCCATTCATTTTTCGATATTGCCTTGGATACTAGCATCGCATGA